The DNA segment gcgTGAAAGGGGTACATAAAAGTACTGTCACTCAACTAAACTTACAATCCTCATCACCCTCGGGATTCTTTTCAAAGCAGAACTTCTTCAAGAACTGAGCGGATTCTTCTTTTGAGTTCCTCTCGTCATGTTCTATTTGGTACTTTGCCTTGTTGGCGTCCATCATAAGTTTCATGAAGTCAAACTTATTGGGAGGAGTTGTCCGTGCTGTGATGAGGCAGAATAGAAATAATGGAAGTGTTTTAGACAGCACGTtcaaatttgactaaaattattATGCTAAGAGCAAACTGGGGCggtggcaaggaatttttgcagggttcAAATATAGCTTTTTGCAAGTTAATTTTTGTGAGaaagtcaaaaagttcaaaacatTATTTCTAAGGGAAGAACATCTTATTCAAAATCCAACAAATCGAAAGCCAACAGTCGAGTTGACGATGCCTAAAGCTGAGTTTGGTCATTCAGCAAACTCCGTTTATACTCAGCCTAGCTAAGTCGAGTAAAGCCCCCCTCAATAATATATCTTTTCAAACGGGTCCCATTTTCTGCATTTTCAAAAACAGGATTGCTTCGTTATCTTTTAACAAAACGGAAAAAATTCCTAAATGCTTATTATCTACGTACCTTCAGAAAATgacttacaaaaaataaaaaatggcgcGACTGACCTGTTTCAAATACGACTTGGATATGTAAAGCACGATGGGAGATGGCCTTAACCTCAAACAAATCATGTCAAGGTATGGAAGAATCCTGCAGATTTGGAAATTGAGGACAggagcggatccagcaatttggcaacaccggattctctcaatttaagcctatgttaaataatcgattcttgtcggagcacgtGGCCCCCctaaggatcgatacatttccatgggtttaaatggagtagATCAACGTTGCCAATTAGCTAGATCCGCCAATAATTGAAttagtgagttcgaaaacacgcAACCAACTCGGGTTtgtttcgattttcacttttttaccgTTTATTAATACTTATgaatagaagcatctgcacgcaaaaggaaatttcgaaattgcaatcggaagtgctcaaaacagcgacgggaaaagggaagaatcgaagtatttcattggaaataccaatttttggccatttcaagggaaacgggtgaccatccgattttgcggttttctttttttggttcagTATAcgttgtaccaacaagttatataaatattcaagcgttatttaggtcgaaaaatatacatttgtcagggcagactatgaaaaatccgTATCTTAAAGtcggtgagaatgaaaacacagcaactcggaaatttttaaacgcttaattctctgtcatcaaacatggtgtatcgatttcaacttggtgatttacaaagtctctaagtacttgtcctttggcaccgaaaaaggtttttcttaaactaacttctttgCCCGCTCCGCAGTtctaggtgtttcctgaacaattttttttccgagttggtgtgttttcgaactcactgattccaTTGAGGCTTAAAATATaggagtaaaatttttaatgacACTTACAGAAAATATCAATGAGTTCCTTTTGAGTCTGCTCGTAGAGGCACCGATTTATGTCCTCAGTAGCTTTGCTGGAAGAGTCATCGGAGGAACTGCGTGAAATGCTCGTTGGAGAACTGCGCGAAGATTTGGATGAGGACCCGCTGTGTGAGCTGAAAGACTTGCACGGGGTCCCAGGTTGAGCTTTCATCGGGAACTTTTGCCGAAGCTTGCGTTGGAGCCAAGCTGGAGCACCAAGCAAGAACTTCGGAAGTGACTTGGGAAAATGATTAGTGACAGGGGAGATAACTACTGATGGAACTGGTGATGGGGCGGATATGCGGACACACAGAGCGTACGGTGATGTTGACGATTGTTTGTTCGTTGTGATATTGTTTTTTCGAGATCGTGAAAGTCCAtctaaaacatgaaaaagtGTTACATGTCCATGTCCTACTTTGCAGACATCAGATGAATTCAGATTTGATGCGAATGACACTGAGTTGTATCTTGATAGCTGCACTTTACACATTATCAAAGAATAAAGCTATTTAAAGTGTATTTATCTTCAATGTGTATATAAGCTGCAGCCATCAAGATACAATAATTAAGTAACATTCGCAAAATGTAGATAGATCTTACAAGCCTCCTTCCTATCAGTGTGGAATTCATACGTACGTATAATCAGTACCCCTGGATTAAAGGTACCTAACTCTGTCACAGTCTTTTTAAGATGTTGGGGTAAAACTTCACGTTGGTCTCATTGATTTGtgtgtaaattcaattttagacCCAACGTTAGATAAGGAGACAAAATGTCTGATTAGGAAAGCTATTGGAAGGTCTTAAAGCACCAGAGCctacattttcaatgaaattttgggcatttttccGCCCCAGGGTTACTGATTAATCTGGCAGACACACTGGACAAACCTAACCcgcctggtaaaaattggcagtagaatctgtgttccaatactatagacctacaggcgactgtaagatttccaatagcttctatagccggcaacacaatttcttatagccttttatagccgatggcgactaagcaacagcctgacgataaagcgtatgctatccgttactaattacggatgctaggacttagtgagtttttggaccgctctctttttgggccgttgtatcttgatttattttgcgaggaaagctccgtactttacAAGGATgactgccattcctaatatgttggagcgctttcaatttcgtacgatattgtgcaatacctctggtgtgaaatagttgcttcaagcgccgtggtacgctgcggcgcggcgcggcgggcgggcagccagcgcggaacgcgcattggcgcctacaaacctaacagggatacttcacgcattgcgcaatgcgtgaagtatccccgttaggtttgtaggcgccagtgcgccgccgctccgctttgtgttaggctctaatatttaatctcgtggagtcagcgttgttcaaccaAAGACATGCATtgtgttcaactcatgactttgaaatatttgtacactccgtatggattattctcattttaattgatgaaaacaaatatgtagtaaaggaaaatataatgtgcgttttgtaaatattatggtgattccgtacaaacttaaggatttacaaagcacacgaatttctacacaatttattatagccttttacagccgatggcgaaaaagcaacagccacgcgataaagtgtaaagcccggcgacaggaactatagccaggctgtttaatttttttatcgcttcgagtagcccggccgtatgattttttccactttctacagccagctatatgattttctatcgcctcctTCGGTCGgctttaagaactcctatggtattttgaaacgcagctactatcgccaatttttaccagggcctcataaaaagaaaactgaagaacagaaaaaggaggaaaaaagaggagccTTTACTAATGTTGATCAGAGGCAAAGTGGGTACAATGTTATTGGTTCACAGAAATTGGTGCTCATGCTCGCCTAAAACTTTTTTCATTGACTGAAAAATCTTCTTCTGATGGTACTTTGTGTATGTATCGAAAGGACAGTTTCAATTTAGTTTGGTCTTTTTTACTGAGTGTGTTTGttgactatttttttaaaataaaatcggttccAAAACGTACAGCGTATAGCAGCGATtaatatcgattattttccagatACGACAATACCATTTTAaactattttaaatattttggtaTTGTACATTATCATAGTAAAAACCTCACAAATAATATTGAAGGAATGCAAACATGGTCATGATACCTCTAGACAGCCGTTCTCTTGCACTTCTTCCAAGACTTTCCAGTATCTGATAGCCATTTGAGAGACCTGAACgaacagaaaagaaaatttctagtTTTGAACTTACAAAAGAATCATGTCTGGAACGTTTTGTTGCAAAGGGCTGTTTTTAGATGTAATTAGATTCCAAGAATCTTGGATGAAGTTTTTTGAACATCTTTATGGTGAAAGCATTAAATCATCTTGCTATGGGCATATTTTAGGAGCATTATTTCATTTGCACATCAGGTAGCATGTTCCAATAGTTGTTACAATGTGAGGAATACAGCTCCCATGGGATCACAGCGCATGCCTCGAGGAGTGAAAACAATTTGGATGATAATATTTTGATCCAGAAGCTTATAATGTCTTACCCACACAGCGGTTTGTTACGCGCTTTTTAAGACACCCAATTAGGTTTTGGTATTCATAAGATATTTTTGAGAGATAAGGTATTCCTGACCATTCAACTGAAGATACTGCCATGGAGCGGCTGCCCTCAATTCAGACAGTTCAGCGGCGCTTCTGAGAAGTTGGCAACGCGAACGGGTTTATCTCCGTCTAAGCACATTAAAACTATCGATTCTGGGTGAGGAAGTCTGCCTCATGTGGATtttagaatcgattgttttaaatACGTTTAAATGGACAAAAAACAGTATTACCGACTTAATATAATCACCATCAAAAATGGTTTTTCGAGCCTTAGTGAAACTTTACAAATAAGTTCTTTCGTTATTTTTGAACGAACCAGGTTATTCGGCGGTACGGTAGTACGGTGCGCTGACTGGAAAATCTTCTAAGTATTGCCAAAGTGCTTTAACGcttgaaacaatttttaaccGGTAACCGGAAAATTTCCCATCGCTAAGGTGCCTTACCCGATGGCTTTTGACCTTTAACATTtaacctttattttttctttgttcaaaCATTGAACCTGACAGATACTTAGAAGATTTTCTTATCAGGGAAAATTCCGGTAAAAACACCTTAGTGGTAGGAAATTTTCCGGTTGGCG comes from the Bemisia tabaci chromosome 7, PGI_BMITA_v3 genome and includes:
- the LOC140225054 gene encoding uncharacterized protein — translated: MLLLLFVMIITTFCFQDTTLLSTHKNLEDKQNSIGESLPRPITRVPAVTALWERFRFWREGKPKINFKGKFNLCLSRPWRKYFEFVSKGLSNGYQILESLGRSARERLSRDGLSRSRKNNITTNKQSSTSPYALCVRISAPSPVPSVVISPVTNHFPKSLPKFLLGAPAWLQRKLRQKFPMKAQPGTPCKSFSSHSGSSSKSSRSSPTSISRSSSDDSSSKATEDINRCLYEQTQKELIDIFSRTTPPNKFDFMKLMMDANKAKYQIEHDERNSKEESAQFLKKFCFEKNPEGDEDCKFS